Proteins from a single region of Acidianus ambivalens:
- the tsaA gene encoding tRNA (N6-threonylcarbamoyladenosine(37)-N6)-methyltransferase TrmO, with amino-acid sequence MDCCFNYIGFVRREDNSASRKSIVKIEVKEEFAEGLKGVEEFSHLIIIYHLHLANPDKGLKRVRGGVEVGVFATRSQHRPNPIGVSVVELVKREGNTLYIKGINAFDGTPVLDIKPYDEWDSIPNPKVPEWHKMEMRSRVAS; translated from the coding sequence ATGGATTGTTGCTTTAACTACATAGGTTTCGTGAGGAGAGAAGATAATTCAGCCTCAAGGAAATCCATTGTTAAGATTGAGGTCAAAGAAGAGTTTGCCGAAGGACTAAAAGGGGTTGAAGAATTCTCTCACTTAATAATTATTTATCATCTTCATCTCGCTAACCCAGACAAGGGTTTAAAAAGAGTGAGAGGAGGAGTAGAGGTAGGAGTTTTTGCCACAAGGTCTCAGCATAGGCCTAATCCCATAGGAGTCTCAGTAGTTGAACTAGTTAAGAGGGAAGGCAACACCTTGTACATTAAAGGAATAAACGCCTTTGACGGAACTCCAGTCCTTGATATCAAGCCCTATGATGAATGGGATTCAATTCCTAACCCAAAAGTGCCAGAATGGCACAAGATGGAAATGAGGTCACGGGTTGCTAGCTAA
- a CDS encoding ethylbenzene dehydrogenase, with protein sequence MANGYVKLLTLGIVIVLVILAASYGADYLLNSASQATTTITAYYVPNAMPDLGSPGGCSFWSTIPWTTVPLVPTVPVPGGASGHTQFVYVKAAWTYINGTPYIFILMKTKNVGYISWLACPERTPCGKLWQPFAVNKAGWWVVNVSYSANQSTAKVYYVPVCKQIQYPPGYTLSNPIQIIVLNESGKLVGEVLGATLPDGCPLNNGMPVVITSLYLNYSGHIITNFSQFLAMGLNDTTWAQMAYNEFYPEDTAGFTSLFYNSSYMYPERFAILWSLGGVPSDWYQIAYTPHMMPGTSGAISAGCDELWVLNNNPRANNTQDLGYPGPTLFSRTAPPPYEHYPQYKDPLNLGYLKDQGIIADAYVNGSSIYYIGGVPFIGFPYLNNPQYNAWDLMNGLYNASKLWDPSVVATGLKLVQCPTGTYWIAEFVRTFTTFGVSGGQGMSHYQVQLYPGHTYHVAFAVFQGGAGESVDFKSISFWYNLYIQPPQSSSVIPMIITVNSFLAPMIFAVIFGGKINVIKEMERSLAKIKYPLIKMLGVRNEHQ encoded by the coding sequence ATGGCTAACGGTTACGTGAAACTTCTAACTCTAGGTATAGTAATAGTCCTTGTTATATTAGCAGCAAGCTACGGTGCAGATTATTTACTTAACTCTGCCTCACAAGCTACTACTACAATTACCGCATATTACGTGCCTAATGCCATGCCAGACTTAGGAAGTCCTGGAGGTTGTTCGTTCTGGAGTACAATACCTTGGACTACCGTACCTTTAGTTCCAACGGTGCCAGTACCGGGCGGAGCTTCAGGTCATACGCAATTTGTATACGTTAAGGCTGCATGGACATACATTAACGGAACGCCTTATATCTTCATATTAATGAAAACTAAGAACGTAGGATACATCTCGTGGTTAGCATGTCCAGAAAGAACTCCTTGCGGAAAATTGTGGCAACCGTTTGCAGTAAATAAGGCAGGATGGTGGGTAGTCAACGTTTCCTATAGCGCTAATCAGTCCACAGCAAAAGTATATTACGTCCCAGTATGCAAACAAATTCAATATCCACCTGGATACACACTATCAAATCCGATACAAATAATAGTATTAAATGAAAGTGGAAAGCTAGTAGGAGAAGTGCTAGGAGCTACCTTACCAGACGGTTGTCCATTAAATAACGGTATGCCAGTAGTAATTACGTCACTCTACCTAAACTACAGCGGACATATAATTACTAACTTCAGTCAATTCCTGGCTATGGGATTAAACGATACAACTTGGGCACAGATGGCATATAACGAATTCTATCCAGAGGATACTGCGGGATTTACGTCACTTTTCTATAATTCGAGCTATATGTATCCAGAAAGATTTGCAATACTATGGTCTTTAGGAGGAGTCCCAAGTGATTGGTATCAAATAGCTTACACCCCACACATGATGCCTGGAACTTCTGGAGCAATATCTGCAGGATGCGATGAACTATGGGTATTGAACAATAACCCAAGAGCTAATAATACACAAGATCTAGGCTACCCAGGTCCAACGTTGTTCTCAAGGACTGCCCCACCGCCTTACGAGCACTATCCTCAATATAAAGATCCGTTAAATTTAGGTTATCTAAAGGATCAAGGAATTATTGCAGATGCCTACGTTAATGGATCTTCAATATATTATATAGGAGGAGTTCCGTTCATCGGCTTCCCGTACTTGAATAATCCTCAATACAACGCTTGGGACCTAATGAACGGGTTATATAACGCATCAAAGCTATGGGATCCATCCGTAGTGGCTACCGGGCTAAAACTTGTTCAATGTCCTACCGGAACTTACTGGATAGCAGAATTCGTAAGAACATTTACAACTTTCGGAGTTTCAGGAGGGCAAGGAATGTCTCATTATCAAGTACAGTTATATCCAGGCCATACGTATCATGTGGCATTTGCAGTATTCCAAGGTGGAGCAGGAGAATCTGTAGACTTTAAGTCTATATCCTTCTGGTACAACTTATACATACAGCCTCCTCAGTCATCTTCAGTAATTCCTATGATAATAACAGTTAATAGCTTCTTAGCACCAATGATATTTGCAGTAATATTCGGAGGTAAAATTAACGTCATTAAGGAAATGGAAAGATCCTTAGCAAAGATTAAGTATCCTCTCATAAAAATGCTAGGTGTAAGAAATGAGCATCAATAA
- a CDS encoding AAA family ATPase produces MSISEVKIEGFRGLEIASKLKRVNIVVGENGSGKTSFLESIFMSALFQSDINDNDVHTSLLYVLNSRGDILSAFSSLSDSKVTLDNITTQFKKVDPYSLDVEINNEKVAEIRIKSGNLTTETLSGPLLLPVIKIVKRVEIKYSPIYISTFFDSSGNPERIYSIAKRKNKEKIKSDLEILQDEFGQFKLYYGKLPAYVMGRGLLKRELIRLSLMSSNILLIDEIENSLHPDLVMEVLKDIKDEKNTQVIFTTHVNEVIKMAGKVFDNEEVQVLYLSRGGYKTYEISEISEFEKPLSWLGYV; encoded by the coding sequence ATGAGCATAAGTGAGGTTAAAATTGAAGGTTTTAGAGGACTTGAGATCGCTAGTAAGCTTAAGAGGGTAAATATTGTTGTTGGAGAAAACGGCAGTGGCAAGACTTCTTTCCTTGAATCAATTTTTATGTCGGCCCTTTTCCAATCAGATATAAATGATAATGACGTACATACTTCTCTCCTTTATGTACTCAATAGTAGGGGAGATATACTTTCTGCATTCTCCTCATTATCTGATTCTAAAGTTACACTTGATAATATAACGACGCAATTTAAGAAGGTTGACCCTTATAGTCTTGATGTAGAGATAAATAATGAAAAAGTAGCCGAAATTAGAATAAAATCTGGAAATTTAACGACTGAAACATTATCTGGACCATTACTTTTACCTGTCATAAAGATCGTAAAAAGGGTAGAAATTAAGTATTCTCCCATTTATATTTCAACATTCTTTGATAGTTCTGGAAATCCTGAAAGAATTTACAGCATCGCAAAAAGGAAAAATAAGGAAAAAATAAAATCTGATCTCGAAATATTACAAGATGAGTTCGGACAATTTAAACTTTATTATGGTAAACTTCCGGCATACGTAATGGGTAGAGGGTTATTAAAGAGGGAATTAATAAGACTATCATTAATGTCATCAAATATTCTCCTAATCGATGAAATAGAAAATTCCCTTCATCCTGACCTTGTAATGGAAGTGCTGAAGGATATAAAGGATGAGAAAAACACTCAAGTAATTTTTACCACTCACGTAAATGAAGTTATCAAAATGGCCGGAAAAGTATTCGATAACGAGGAAGTTCAAGTGCTTTACTTATCTAGAGGAGGATATAAAACATACGAAATTTCTGAAATTTCCGAATTTGAGAAGCCACTTAGTTGGTTAGGGTATGTATAA
- a CDS encoding AAA family ATPase: protein MNEIAITQVYGKKLKQRYVALVDEEIMKNFNLLPGDVILIYGDRALPFTVQENRDKEKGIVVNEEDLKLLGIKNGERAGFKKANYVEIQTLSLAPAVQKPYDERKISLELRGKAVTRRMPLFTKEGDFTVISFFPQAEVGIVTGDTKIEIGYSSVKLTQKDIPYVTLEDVGGLSKQIEELKEIVEISLVRPEIMRILGLRAPKGVLLYGPPGTGKTLLAKAIANSVMANFFYISGPEIASKYYGESEKKLREIFEQAIKDSPSIIFIDEIDAIAPNRDTTGSETDRRIVAQLLTLMDGITSSRGILVIGATNRPNALDPALRRPGRFDREIEIPVPDKEGRLEILKIHTRRLNLVNVDLEKIAELAHGYVGADLEALVREATLNAFRRSKNYDSANVTMEDFLEAMKRVQPSALREFKIEIPATTWEDVIGLEDIKLELKEVVEWPLKEPSIYEYMKAEIPSGILLYGPPGTGKTMLARAVAHESGANFIAVNGPEILNMWVGESERAIREIFKKARQASPCIIFFDEIDSLATARGSDPNRVTERIVSQLLTEMDGISKRSEKVVVIAATNRPDIIDPALLRPGRLEKLIYVRPPTLDERRSLFVSLISKHPHEDNIDYDRLAKLTEYYTPADIKGIVNKAVLLSIRRAMAGEKNVKLSEEDLELAVSSSKPSLNSSILNYYNSFNMKTRQTSYA from the coding sequence ATGAATGAGATTGCAATTACTCAAGTTTACGGCAAAAAGCTGAAGCAGAGGTACGTTGCTCTCGTAGACGAGGAAATAATGAAGAACTTTAACCTCCTTCCGGGAGACGTAATATTAATTTACGGAGATAGGGCTTTGCCTTTTACAGTTCAAGAAAATAGGGATAAAGAGAAGGGGATAGTTGTGAACGAAGAGGACTTAAAATTGCTGGGAATTAAAAACGGAGAAAGAGCTGGGTTTAAAAAGGCCAATTATGTAGAAATACAAACTTTAAGTTTAGCACCTGCAGTCCAAAAGCCTTATGATGAGAGGAAAATAAGCCTTGAACTTAGGGGAAAGGCTGTAACTAGGCGGATGCCTTTGTTTACTAAAGAAGGCGACTTCACTGTAATCTCCTTCTTTCCTCAAGCAGAAGTAGGAATAGTGACGGGAGATACTAAAATAGAAATAGGATATTCCAGCGTTAAGTTGACTCAAAAGGATATACCTTACGTAACATTGGAAGACGTAGGGGGTTTATCTAAACAAATAGAGGAATTAAAAGAAATCGTTGAGATATCCCTCGTAAGGCCAGAAATAATGAGGATTTTAGGTTTAAGAGCTCCTAAAGGAGTTCTACTTTACGGCCCTCCTGGAACAGGAAAGACTCTACTTGCTAAAGCTATAGCCAATTCCGTAATGGCGAATTTCTTTTACATAAGCGGTCCAGAAATTGCGTCAAAATATTACGGTGAAAGCGAGAAAAAGTTAAGGGAAATATTTGAACAAGCAATAAAGGATTCTCCCTCAATAATTTTCATTGACGAAATAGACGCAATAGCTCCTAATAGGGACACTACTGGATCAGAAACTGACAGAAGAATAGTTGCACAACTTTTAACGCTAATGGACGGGATAACTTCATCCAGAGGAATTTTAGTAATAGGGGCAACAAATAGGCCTAACGCACTCGATCCGGCACTTAGAAGGCCTGGAAGATTTGATAGGGAAATAGAAATTCCAGTTCCAGACAAGGAAGGTAGATTGGAGATATTAAAGATTCATACGCGAAGGTTAAACTTAGTTAACGTAGATCTAGAGAAGATAGCTGAATTGGCACACGGTTATGTTGGAGCTGATCTGGAGGCATTAGTTAGGGAAGCTACATTGAACGCTTTTAGAAGGAGTAAAAATTATGATTCTGCAAACGTTACAATGGAGGACTTTTTAGAGGCAATGAAGAGAGTTCAGCCTTCTGCATTAAGAGAATTTAAGATTGAAATACCTGCAACTACGTGGGAGGACGTAATAGGTCTTGAAGACATAAAGCTCGAGTTAAAAGAAGTTGTGGAATGGCCTCTAAAAGAACCCAGCATTTACGAATATATGAAAGCTGAAATACCCAGCGGTATATTGCTTTACGGTCCTCCAGGGACGGGAAAAACAATGCTTGCTAGAGCCGTAGCCCACGAGAGCGGTGCAAACTTCATAGCAGTTAACGGACCGGAAATACTTAACATGTGGGTTGGCGAAAGCGAAAGGGCGATAAGAGAAATTTTCAAGAAAGCTCGTCAAGCATCACCTTGTATTATCTTCTTTGATGAAATCGATTCTTTGGCCACAGCTAGAGGTAGCGATCCTAATAGAGTGACTGAAAGAATAGTAAGCCAATTGCTTACAGAAATGGACGGAATAAGTAAGAGGTCGGAGAAAGTAGTTGTAATTGCTGCAACAAATAGGCCAGACATAATTGATCCGGCCCTTCTAAGGCCAGGCAGACTGGAGAAGTTAATTTATGTAAGACCTCCAACTTTGGATGAGAGGAGATCCTTATTCGTCAGCTTAATATCTAAGCATCCTCATGAGGATAATATAGATTACGATAGGTTAGCTAAGTTAACAGAATATTATACACCTGCAGACATTAAGGGAATAGTAAATAAAGCAGTCCTCTTATCAATAAGGAGAGCAATGGCTGGCGAGAAGAACGTAAAATTGAGCGAGGAGGATTTGGAATTGGCAGTAAGTTCATCTAAGCCCAGTTTGAATTCATCAATATTAAACTACTATAATTCCTTCAATATGAAGACAAGGCAGACTAGTTATGCTTGA
- a CDS encoding clan AA aspartic protease translates to MNSLECFNINEKPMLHVKVTDLKNSVEIDALVDTGFSGWLLLNYEIYKKLNSLELPITRKYRGIIGNVEVYVARANIIIGNLNVDAFIESSPYVEMNLIGREILKRLNICFYRMNKICIM, encoded by the coding sequence GTGAACTCCCTGGAGTGTTTTAATATAAATGAAAAGCCTATGCTACACGTAAAAGTAACTGACCTTAAAAATTCTGTTGAGATAGATGCGCTAGTTGACACCGGATTTTCCGGTTGGTTACTTCTTAACTACGAAATTTATAAGAAACTTAACTCACTGGAACTTCCTATTACTAGAAAATATAGGGGAATTATAGGTAATGTTGAAGTTTACGTAGCCAGAGCAAATATTATCATAGGCAATTTAAATGTTGACGCGTTTATCGAATCATCTCCATATGTAGAAATGAATTTAATAGGAAGAGAAATATTGAAGCGATTGAACATTTGTTTTTATAGAATGAATAAAATATGTATAATGTAA
- a CDS encoding nucleotidyltransferase domain-containing protein, translating into MSDAWKKYSLFSDLLQIYKEEEEQFKDYVNFLCNKNYTVILFGSRARGDFKIYSDYDLLVIGEDFPKFPPTDAIELHFYKKEKVDKEIAEFNTVIIDAFYEGKLLCDKLNIYEEKRRKVLERIKGLKRVKDGWIRE; encoded by the coding sequence GTGTCAGATGCATGGAAGAAATACTCTCTATTCTCTGACCTTTTACAGATTTACAAGGAAGAGGAAGAGCAGTTCAAGGACTATGTTAATTTCCTGTGCAATAAAAATTACACTGTAATATTATTCGGCTCCAGGGCAAGAGGAGATTTCAAAATATACAGCGATTACGACCTTTTAGTTATAGGGGAAGATTTTCCGAAATTTCCTCCTACTGATGCAATAGAACTTCACTTTTATAAAAAAGAAAAGGTTGATAAAGAGATAGCGGAATTTAATACAGTGATAATAGATGCTTTTTACGAAGGTAAATTATTATGCGATAAGCTGAATATCTATGAGGAAAAGAGGAGGAAAGTATTAGAGAGAATTAAAGGATTAAAACGCGTTAAAGATGGATGGATAAGGGAGTAG
- a CDS encoding PaREP1 family protein, whose protein sequence is MRDGRTVSYAEWIVAIMPTSKMASVAQILDKILDNNIEAYTDIAMKLHEFQYNGLDKSGEVSSYPSLDFVKMDLEKLLKEIEKYLASNP, encoded by the coding sequence ATGAGGGACGGTAGGACGGTAAGTTATGCTGAGTGGATAGTAGCCATTATGCCAACGAGTAAAATGGCCAGTGTGGCGCAAATATTGGACAAAATATTAGATAATAACATTGAGGCTTATACGGATATTGCAATGAAGCTTCACGAGTTTCAATATAACGGCCTAGATAAGAGCGGTGAAGTAAGCAGTTACCCTTCATTAGATTTTGTTAAAATGGATTTAGAGAAACTTCTAAAGGAGATAGAGAAGTACTTAGCTAGCAACCCGTGA
- a CDS encoding PaREP1 family protein, with product MEEKLSSLKIDRKAYIRARIIETLDDLDVGINMWLAGRTRNSAGKIFNAVKALLSALVTKNLDKLSAKDEWYAKRGYTAPTNALKGISIDLAKLGYRDVENITNLAFLLHDYQYNGFDPDFSKYKNKEEVLHDIITLARGILDNIKKEWFKEEWDEKLDVLYSIITSDLERMEKNSVK from the coding sequence ATGGAAGAGAAGTTATCTTCACTTAAGATCGATAGAAAAGCTTACATTAGGGCTAGAATTATAGAAACGTTAGATGATCTTGACGTAGGAATAAACATGTGGCTTGCAGGGAGGACTAGGAATTCTGCTGGGAAAATATTTAATGCAGTTAAAGCTTTGTTATCAGCTTTAGTTACTAAAAACCTAGATAAACTATCGGCTAAAGACGAGTGGTATGCAAAAAGAGGTTATACTGCACCTACTAATGCATTAAAAGGCATTTCCATTGACCTGGCTAAGTTAGGCTATAGGGACGTTGAGAACATAACTAATTTAGCTTTTCTCCTTCACGATTATCAATATAACGGCTTTGATCCAGATTTTTCTAAATATAAAAATAAGGAAGAAGTATTGCACGATATAATTACGCTAGCGAGAGGTATTTTAGACAATATAAAGAAGGAGTGGTTTAAAGAGGAGTGGGATGAAAAGCTAGACGTTTTATATAGCATAATTACGTCTGATTTAGAGAGAATGGAGAAAAACTCCGTAAAATAA
- a CDS encoding HEPN domain-containing protein, which yields MAKWFEKSDKEVAYLLLEKGYYPEACFHSEMAVELKLKGILVEATGAIIYTHSIKRLLKEVEKVKKINLNDKILDCADYLSYIYLGSRYPEEEIIELERSEGEKCVRCMEEILSIL from the coding sequence ATGGCAAAATGGTTCGAGAAGAGCGATAAGGAAGTCGCATATCTTCTGCTGGAGAAGGGCTATTACCCTGAAGCTTGCTTTCACTCCGAAATGGCTGTAGAGCTGAAATTGAAAGGAATTTTAGTAGAGGCCACGGGTGCTATTATTTACACTCATTCAATAAAGAGATTGTTAAAGGAGGTGGAGAAGGTTAAGAAAATTAATTTGAATGATAAAATATTGGATTGCGCAGATTATTTATCTTATATATACTTAGGCTCTAGGTATCCAGAGGAAGAAATTATTGAATTAGAAAGGAGTGAAGGTGAAAAATGTGTCAGATGCATGGAAGAAATACTCTCTATTCTCTGA
- a CDS encoding PaREP1 family protein: MEVTKPWIDDNKYKKDRLLEAKYEAELAKKFLEDGLYRNAAGKAFQAWKALLASLSVDYIQEISKYFKGE, from the coding sequence GTGGAAGTAACAAAACCTTGGATAGATGATAATAAATATAAGAAGGATAGATTACTTGAAGCAAAATATGAAGCTGAACTGGCTAAGAAGTTCTTAGAGGACGGGTTATATAGAAACGCTGCAGGTAAAGCTTTTCAAGCCTGGAAAGCCTTATTGGCTTCTTTATCTGTAGATTATATTCAGGAGATCTCTAAGTATTTTAAAGGAGAATGA